GTTGCGGTGAAGGCCTGTTTGCATGGCCAGCTGACGCGTGCTTGGCAGGCGATGGCCAGGTGGGTAATGCCGAGCAGCTATCGCGAAGCAGATTTGGTTGTAGAGCTGGGTCGACGCCGGGATATCGCTTTCCTGTTGAATGTGGAATCGCACGCCGTTGGGCCAGATCAAGATGCGGCCACCTTAAGGACTTAACGGGTCGGTGACAATCGCATTGGTGGTCAGTGTCCCTGTGCCGATTGCTGAGAGTGCTCCGGTTTCAGTTGTTTGGAGCTTCTCGATGAGTTTTGTGCGCCTCTGGGTTGCTCAGCTCACTGTGATGCCATCGAAGCAGCGGTTGTGTTGACAATTTTTGTTGAAGCAACGCCATCACAGAACCGCCAGTTCAGTTGTGACGAGCTGCAAATGCTTTATTGACCTAATTGTTGATTGGCTTGGTTTAGACGTTCCCAGCAGGTTTGCTGATTTGCCTGGCTGCGGCCGCGCGCGGAGGTGCTGTGATCGTGCGTACCGCTTTGTTGGCAGCTTCTTCCTTTTCGTCTTGCTTTGCCAGCGGCGTTTTGCGCGGTGTGAGGAACATGATCATGTTGCGGCCTTCGCGTTTGGGAGGCTGCTGGATCTCGGCTGGTTCCTCAAGATCCTTGGCCATGCGCCTGAGCAAAACCTCAGCAAGCGCGGTGTGTTGAATCTCGCGGCCGCGGAAAATCACGGTGCATTTCACTTTGTCGCCAGCCTTGAGGAAACGCTGGGCTTGGCCGATTCGTACGTCGTAATCGTGCTGATCAATTTTGTATCGCATCTTGACCTCTTTAACTTCGGTCTGGTGCGATTTTTTCTTGGCTTCCTTGGCCTTTTTCTCTTGTTCGAATTTGTATTTGCCGTAATCCATGATCCGGCAAACCGGTGGATCAGCTTTTTCGCTCACCAGAACAAGATCCAGTTCCCTTTCTTTGGCCACTGATAACGCTTCTTCCCGATCAATCACTCCAAGTTGAGTGCCGTCTGCATCCACCACACGAAGCTGTGGGTAGTTGATGCGATCGTTGATGTTGGGGAGCTCCCTGACAGGAGCACGGCGGTCAAAACGGGGACGTGGTGGCATTCAGTGATGAAGAGGCTGCCGGAGAACAATCTCGGCCCGGCGGGGTTTCATTACTCACCCTAGACCGGCTTCGATCTGCTGACTGGCATCGTTCAAGGGATCGGTATCACTGAGCCAGTGCGGCTGGTGTTGACGTCTGAACCAGGTGCGTTGGCGCTTGGCGAACTGTTGCGTGCGCTTGGTTGTTTGCGCGATGGCGTTGGTTCGATCGAGATGCCCTCCCAGCACCTGTAATGCTTCGCCGTAGCCAATGGTTTGCAGGAGTGGCAGGTCAGCTCCGTAGCGCTGCTTGAGTTGCTGGGTTTCTTCCATCAGCCCCTCGGCATAGAGCTGTTCCGTGCGTTGGCTGATCCGCTCGCGCAGGTTGGCTGGATTGAGGCCGAGTTCGAGCACGCGCCAGGGAGGCGGGCTGGCACTCGACTGGGAGCTCATCGGCCTGCCAGTGGCGTAGAGCACTTCCAGTGCGCGTTGGGTGCGGACTGCATCCGCCGCGGCGATCCGTTGCCCTGCTGCAGGGTCTGCATCCTTCAAGAGTTGATAACAGGCTTTTTGGCCTAGTTGTGCAAGTTGCTGACGCAGTGCCGGTTGAGGTGCGACCGAGGGTGGCTTCAGCCCAGCAGTGAGTGCCTTGAGATACAGCCCGCTTCCTCCCACTAGGAAAGCAGCACCTCGTTGTTCCAGGCTGTTGTTCACCGCTGCAAGGGCCTCGTCCTGAAATTCGCGCAGGGTGATCGGTTGATCAGGTCGGCGCAGGTCGAGGAGGTGATGGGTCACTCGTTGTCGCTGGTCGGCGGTGGGTTTGGCGGTGCCCACATTCATCTCCTTGTAAAGCTGCCGTGAATCGATGTTCAGAATCTCCAGTTCAAAACGTTCAGCGAGGTCGAGGGCTAGAGCCGTTTTGCCGCTGGCAGTGGGTCCCAGCAGCACCACCACCAGTGGTGTGAGCTGCGCTGATCCTGGCGCTGCTGGTGGGCTGGGGTCGGACATGGAGAGGAACGGGGGTGGACCCCCTGAAAAAATGATGCCTCAGAGGCCTCTGCAAGCGTCTCTGGCATGCCAGTGGTAGATTCAGCCTGACAGGAAGCCTGGCCGACCTAGATCGCATGAGCGAAGCCGCGAAAGTTCAGGCGGCCTATGGCGCCGAACAAATTCAGGTGCTGGAGGGTCTCGAGCCCGTCCGTAAGCGCCCCGGGATGTACATCGGCACGACCGGGCCGAGGGGATTGCATCACCTGGTTTATGAGGTGGTGGACAATTCGGTCGATGAGGCTCTAGCCGGCCACTGCACTGAGATTCAGGTGGTGCTGGGTGAGGACGGTTCCGCTTGCATCACCGATAACGGTCGTGGTATTCCCACCGACGTTCACCCCCGCACTGGCAAGAGTGCGCTGGAAACGGTGCTGACCGTGCTGCACGCCGGTGGCAAGTTTGGTGCCGGTGGATACAAGGTTTCCGGTGGTCTTCACGGTGTTGGCGTGTCGGTTGTCAACGCTCTGAGCGAATGGGTGGAAGTCACCGTTCGCCGTCAGAGCAAGGTGCACCGTCAACGCTTTGAGCGTGGAGCTCCGATTGGCAGTCTTGTGTCTGAAGATCAGCCTTCCTCTGAGGATGGTCTGACAGGCACCAGTGTGCGCTTCAAGCCCGATATTCAAATTTTCACGGTCGGCATCGAGTTTGATTACGCCACGCTGTCGGCGCGTCTGCGCGAACTCGCCTATCTCAATGGAGGAGTGCGGATTGTTTTCCGCGATGAGCGTGAAACTGCCCGTGATGCCGAAGGCAAGCCCTACGAAGAAATTTATTTCTATGAGGGCGGCATCAAGGAATATGTCGCCTATATGAATGCCGAAAAAGATGCATTGCATCCCGAAATTATTTATGTGAATGCCGAAAAAGATGGTGTGTCGATTGAAGCAGCGCTGCAGTG
This genomic window from Synechococcus sp. MIT S9220 contains:
- the infC gene encoding translation initiation factor IF-3, which translates into the protein MPPRPRFDRRAPVRELPNINDRINYPQLRVVDADGTQLGVIDREEALSVAKERELDLVLVSEKADPPVCRIMDYGKYKFEQEKKAKEAKKKSHQTEVKEVKMRYKIDQHDYDVRIGQAQRFLKAGDKVKCTVIFRGREIQHTALAEVLLRRMAKDLEEPAEIQQPPKREGRNMIMFLTPRKTPLAKQDEKEEAANKAVRTITAPPRAAAARQISKPAGNV
- the miaA gene encoding tRNA (adenosine(37)-N6)-dimethylallyltransferase MiaA, with product MSDPSPPAAPGSAQLTPLVVVLLGPTASGKTALALDLAERFELEILNIDSRQLYKEMNVGTAKPTADQRQRVTHHLLDLRRPDQPITLREFQDEALAAVNNSLEQRGAAFLVGGSGLYLKALTAGLKPPSVAPQPALRQQLAQLGQKACYQLLKDADPAAGQRIAAADAVRTQRALEVLYATGRPMSSQSSASPPPWRVLELGLNPANLRERISQRTEQLYAEGLMEETQQLKQRYGADLPLLQTIGYGEALQVLGGHLDRTNAIAQTTKRTQQFAKRQRTWFRRQHQPHWLSDTDPLNDASQQIEAGLG